The DNA region GCATATTGGTTCGAGTCACTATCGCGTAGGGATGCGCCGATGGATATTGTTCTAGGCGTGGGTCCTCTTGGCTAAGCTGAACCAAAGCAGCATCTATACCATTGTCTTTGAGTGTTTTGGTGACCTCGTTAATAGGTATATCGGGAGCCAATAGCATCGGAGGATGATAGATGCTGCTATCGACTTTAGTCAGAATGAATTCCGCGAGGTTTTGCTGTTGTTGAGCCGCTTCAATGAGGGCTTGGCGTTTCGATAAGTTGTTATCGAAGTAGGCTGCAAACTGTCCGTTCTCGTTATACAGCTCAAGAAATACTTCTTTCGGTAGCAAATACGAGAGAGTATCTTCCAGTGCCACATACTGATGGCGGACACTTTCTTCGAATAAGGAACGCACATCAAACATGTCGTCGTTGGCGTAGTGAGCGAACACTTCGTCTTGATCTTTTGAGCGCTCTTCCACTGCGCCTTTAATTAGCACGTGCAGATGAGGGTTGTCTTGCCCACAAGCTAAGATGACATCTCGCGTTCGGTAGTACGCCACATCAAGAGACGAGCGCAGTCGATTTTGCTGTGCGTCAGTCAGGCGGTCGAACGGTGGAGATTGCATATTAAATTTGTCAGGCATGAGAGCACCTAAATTTGGTGGGAACACATTCTAAGTCTGACAAATTTCCCTGCCGAAGCCAGACGACTTTGGTCTAAATCGTCACAATCTAATTTTGCATTTCGAGACCCTGTGCCATTGAGGAAACGGTAAGTTGCCGATTCTTCCCTTTTTCTATTACGTATTGCGATCCATAATTCCGCGTCCCAAACGTTTACGTGGCGGAAGTCGTTAGTTTTTGTCGTTTTTTAGGATGTCAGTGATGTTGAAACCCTCTCCGTATGGCTGGATTTCCCAGTACTTTCTCGGATTCTTTTTTGCGTATGGCGTGTATCTGCCATTTTGGTCGTTGTGGTTTAAAGATCAGGGCGTTTCTCCAACAGATATTGGTCTGTTAGTTGGTCTAGGTTTGGCGACGCGTTGTGTGGCGAACATGGTACTCACCCCACGTCTACATAAAGTCGAACACATCATGCCTGCCTTACGTTGGTTGAGCTTTGCTGCCCTCATTTTTGTTGGTTTCCACTTTTTTACTGGCGGTAGTTTCTGGTTAATGGCACTCGCTACTGTCTTGTTTAACTTGTGTTGTGGTCCTGTGGTGCCTTTGTCGGATGCGATGGCGAACTACTACGCGCGTTTGAAGATGCTCGATTACGGTCGTACCCGTTTGTGGGGCTCGGTTGCGTTTATTGCAGGCTCGACTGTAGTGGGTTACTTGGTGGCAGAGTTTGGCTCTGACATGATTTTGTACACGGCGATGGTCGGTGTGTTTATCTCGCTATTACTCGCGATGCGTAACACTAACCCAATGCCTGTGACACGCGATGGTCAACATGCTGAACGTCCAAAACTTTCTGCATTGCTGACGGATAAGCCGGTCGTGAAATTCCTCGTGTTGATGGCGTTAATCCAAGGCAGCCACGCGGCGTACTACGGTTTTAGCGCGATTCACTGGAAAGCGGCTGGTCACTCAGAAGACGTGATTGGTTACTTATGGAGCTTGGGCGTGGCTGCGGAAGTTGCTGTGTTTGCTCTGAGTAAGCGTCTGTTTGCTGGTTGGTCTTTGCGCACTCTGTTTGTGGTTGCGGCTGGTGGTGTAATGCTACGTTGGGGCATGACTGCGTCTACGACCTCTATCTTGGCGCTGGTGGTAGTGCAAATGCTTCATGGCGTGACGTTTGCAATGGCGCACATTGCTGCGATTCAATATATCCAGAACTCAGCGGAGAACAAGATGGTGGCATTACAGGCACTATATAACGCAATCCCACTGGGTGCGTTTATCGCGTTGATGACAGTGATCAGTGGTTGGGGCTACGAGCACTGGGGTGCGAATATCTTCTGGTTGATGGCGGCGATGGGCTTTATTGCACTGTTTATCAAAGTTGAGCCTCAAAATGATGAAAGTAATGTGGTTGATCTCTCAGCCAATGCGCCCGAAGCACAGAATTAAGCTTCTGTGACAGAGATTAAAAACTAACCTTTGTCTCTGTTGTGAAAGCAGTGTTAAATGAAACCTCTCCCTTATGGAGAGGTTTTTTTATTCCTTGCTTTAAAAACAGCAAGAAAGGCAAGAAAAGTAAGAAAGGATATCGGATGCAAGGATGGCTAGTGATTCCCGTTTCTTTGGCGTATTTGGGAATCCTGTTTTTAATCGCTTGGTACGGTGACAAACAAAAGAGATGGTTAGCACGTTGGCGACCATGGATCTACAGTTTGTCGATTGCGGTGTACTGTACGTCGTGGACCTTCTACGGCACGGTCGGACAGGCGAGCAACAACCCTTGGTCCTTCTTACCCATCTATATTGC from Vibrio hyugaensis includes:
- a CDS encoding 3-phenylpropionate MFS transporter: MLKPSPYGWISQYFLGFFFAYGVYLPFWSLWFKDQGVSPTDIGLLVGLGLATRCVANMVLTPRLHKVEHIMPALRWLSFAALIFVGFHFFTGGSFWLMALATVLFNLCCGPVVPLSDAMANYYARLKMLDYGRTRLWGSVAFIAGSTVVGYLVAEFGSDMILYTAMVGVFISLLLAMRNTNPMPVTRDGQHAERPKLSALLTDKPVVKFLVLMALIQGSHAAYYGFSAIHWKAAGHSEDVIGYLWSLGVAAEVAVFALSKRLFAGWSLRTLFVVAAGGVMLRWGMTASTTSILALVVVQMLHGVTFAMAHIAAIQYIQNSAENKMVALQALYNAIPLGAFIALMTVISGWGYEHWGANIFWLMAAMGFIALFIKVEPQNDESNVVDLSANAPEAQN